One window of the Microbulbifer sp. Q7 genome contains the following:
- a CDS encoding acyl-CoA dehydrogenase — protein sequence MAAKILSERDLAFMLYELFDTESLTARPRYAEHSRETFDAAIETGKAVALKHFLPIRQKVDTNEPTFDGEKVHLLPEIKPALDAVIEAGLAAPASDFAVGGMQLPLIVANVAQAHLSAVASTTLGYISLTNANANLIEAHGSEEQIATWVGPMREGRFMGTMAMTEPGAGSGLADLTTTATREADGSYRLTGNKIFISGGDHELSENIVHLVLARIKGAPKGVKGISLFIVPKFLLNDDGSIGERNDVALAGLFHKMGGRGHTSTALSFGEKDGAVGYLVGEENRGLMYMFHMMNEARIMVGTGAALTALTGYQYSLDYARERPQGRLLANKDPDAAPINIIEHPDVRRMLLAQKAYAEGAYALCLYGSQLADDEKTADTAEARAHAHTLLDFLTPIIKTWPSEYGPQANNLAIQVMGGHGYINEHPVEMFYRDNRLNPIHEGTTGIQSLDLLGRKVPMNQFSGYRAMLAEIRATIAQARQSEVSLFAEQLEAALGELEETTSAVQGAMAEKNPDLVFANSVSYLEMFGHIVIAWIWLRQGLVADAGLQGDPHIEDENFYRGKLQTMQYFFRSELPKIYHWSKLVRDIDSTSFDMQTDWF from the coding sequence ATGGCAGCAAAAATACTCAGTGAACGCGACCTGGCATTTATGCTCTATGAGCTGTTCGATACAGAGTCGCTTACCGCGCGCCCGCGCTATGCGGAGCACAGCCGTGAGACTTTTGACGCAGCCATTGAAACAGGCAAGGCCGTGGCGCTGAAGCACTTTCTGCCGATCCGCCAGAAGGTCGACACCAATGAGCCAACCTTTGACGGTGAAAAGGTACATTTGCTGCCGGAAATAAAACCGGCACTGGACGCGGTGATCGAAGCGGGACTGGCGGCACCGGCGAGTGACTTTGCTGTCGGCGGTATGCAGCTGCCGCTGATCGTCGCCAATGTCGCTCAGGCGCATCTGTCGGCGGTCGCCAGCACTACACTGGGCTATATCTCCCTGACCAATGCCAATGCGAACCTGATCGAGGCACACGGTTCCGAGGAGCAGATTGCCACCTGGGTGGGCCCCATGCGCGAGGGCCGCTTTATGGGCACCATGGCAATGACCGAGCCCGGCGCCGGCTCGGGCCTGGCCGATCTCACCACCACGGCTACCCGCGAGGCCGACGGCAGCTATCGACTGACCGGCAACAAGATTTTTATTTCCGGCGGCGACCACGAACTCAGTGAAAACATCGTGCACCTGGTGCTCGCGCGGATAAAGGGTGCGCCGAAAGGTGTGAAGGGTATTTCGCTGTTCATCGTGCCCAAATTCCTGCTCAACGACGACGGCAGCATCGGCGAGCGCAATGACGTGGCACTGGCCGGCCTGTTCCACAAAATGGGTGGGCGCGGACACACCTCCACCGCACTCAGCTTCGGTGAAAAAGATGGTGCTGTGGGCTACCTGGTAGGCGAAGAAAACCGGGGCCTGATGTACATGTTCCACATGATGAACGAGGCACGCATCATGGTGGGCACCGGTGCTGCCCTCACCGCCCTCACCGGCTATCAGTACTCCCTCGACTATGCCCGCGAACGCCCCCAGGGCCGCCTGCTCGCCAATAAAGACCCGGATGCCGCACCCATCAATATCATTGAGCACCCGGACGTGCGCCGCATGCTGCTGGCGCAAAAGGCCTATGCGGAGGGCGCCTATGCCCTGTGCCTGTACGGCAGCCAGCTGGCGGACGACGAGAAAACCGCCGACACGGCAGAGGCTCGCGCCCACGCACATACCCTGCTGGATTTCCTTACCCCAATCATCAAAACCTGGCCTTCAGAATATGGGCCGCAAGCGAATAATCTGGCCATTCAGGTGATGGGCGGACACGGTTATATCAATGAGCACCCGGTGGAAATGTTCTACCGCGACAACCGTCTCAACCCCATTCATGAGGGCACTACGGGCATCCAGTCGCTGGACCTTCTCGGGCGCAAAGTGCCGATGAACCAGTTCTCTGGTTACCGCGCGATGCTCGCGGAAATACGGGCCACTATTGCACAGGCGCGTCAAAGCGAAGTGAGTCTGTTCGCAGAACAGCTGGAAGCGGCGCTGGGCGAGCTGGAGGAAACCACCAGCGCTGTGCAGGGTGCCATGGCGGAGAAAAATCCCGACCTTGTGTTCGCGAATTCCGTCAGTTATCTGGAGATGTTCGGGCATATCGTCATCGCCTGGATCTGGCTGCGCCAGGGCCTCGTCGCCGACGCTGGACTGCAGGGTGACCCGCACATAGAAGACGAAAACTTTTATCGCGGAAAACTGCAGACGATGCAGTATTTCTTTCGCTCTGAACTGCCAAAAATTTACCACTGGTCAAAGCTGGTGCGCGATATCGACAGTACCAGCTTCGATATGCAAACCGACTGGTTTTAA
- a CDS encoding MaoC family dehydratase — protein sequence MITVSKESLPDYVGMDLKATDWHSVRQQQIDLFAEVTLDHQFIHVDPERAAQTPFGSTIAHGFLSLSMLSHFAETFGIAIEGSYMGINYGFDRVRFIAPVKVDSRIRAQARLSACEEKNPGQFMLKFDVAIEIEGEEKPALKAEWLTMQMVA from the coding sequence ATGATCACTGTTAGCAAAGAATCCCTGCCGGACTATGTAGGTATGGACTTGAAAGCCACCGATTGGCACAGCGTGCGCCAGCAACAGATCGACCTGTTTGCCGAGGTAACCCTCGATCATCAGTTCATTCACGTCGATCCCGAGCGCGCGGCGCAAACACCCTTCGGCTCCACCATTGCCCATGGTTTTTTATCCCTGTCGATGCTGTCCCATTTTGCGGAAACCTTTGGCATTGCCATTGAGGGTTCTTACATGGGGATCAATTACGGGTTTGACCGGGTGCGGTTTATTGCCCCGGTAAAGGTCGACAGTCGCATTCGCGCCCAAGCCAGGCTCTCTGCGTGCGAAGAAAAAAACCCCGGCCAGTTCATGCTCAAATTTGACGTCGCCATCGAAATAGAGGGCGAGGAAAAGCCGGCCCTAAAGGCGGAGTGGCTGACCATGCAAATGGTTGCCTGA
- a CDS encoding SDR family NAD(P)-dependent oxidoreductase: MTVRFEGQVAIVTGAGNGLGKSHALALAARGAKVVVNDLGGARDGSGASSDAALAVVREIEASGGEAIAHGANVAKFDEVQDMVQQAMAKWGRVDILINNAGILRDKSFAKMELADFQLVMDVHVMGSVNCTKAVWDIMREQNYGRIVMTTSSSGMYGNFGQSNYGAAKMAVLGLMNTLVLEGGKYDIRVNALSPTAGTRMTEDLMPQEFLAMLTPEAVTAGALALCHRDAPTRFILCAGAGGYASTRLFETAGTFIPADAQTPESVLENWDKICDQSAQAELPAGAGQTEKFLKMAMANTQSA; this comes from the coding sequence ATGACGGTACGTTTTGAAGGCCAGGTGGCCATCGTAACCGGCGCCGGCAACGGCCTGGGCAAATCCCATGCCCTGGCGCTGGCGGCACGCGGTGCAAAAGTAGTAGTTAATGATTTGGGCGGCGCCCGCGATGGCAGTGGTGCCTCATCTGACGCGGCGCTCGCAGTGGTGCGTGAGATCGAGGCGAGCGGCGGGGAGGCTATTGCTCACGGCGCCAACGTGGCCAAGTTCGACGAGGTTCAGGACATGGTTCAGCAGGCCATGGCCAAGTGGGGCCGCGTTGATATCCTCATCAACAATGCCGGCATCCTGCGCGATAAGTCGTTCGCCAAGATGGAGCTGGCGGATTTCCAGCTGGTGATGGACGTGCACGTAATGGGTTCCGTGAACTGCACCAAGGCCGTCTGGGACATCATGCGGGAACAGAACTACGGCCGCATCGTCATGACCACTTCCTCCAGCGGCATGTACGGTAACTTCGGGCAGTCGAATTATGGCGCGGCAAAAATGGCTGTTCTGGGCCTGATGAATACCCTGGTACTCGAAGGGGGCAAGTACGATATCCGTGTCAACGCGCTGTCGCCCACTGCCGGCACCCGCATGACCGAGGACCTGATGCCGCAAGAATTCCTGGCAATGCTCACGCCGGAGGCGGTCACAGCCGGTGCGCTTGCCCTGTGCCACCGGGATGCGCCCACCCGCTTCATCCTCTGCGCCGGTGCCGGCGGTTATGCCAGCACGCGCCTGTTCGAAACCGCTGGCACCTTCATTCCTGCCGATGCACAAACCCCTGAGAGTGTCTTAGAGAACTGGGACAAGATCTGCGATCAGTCCGCGCAGGCCGAGCTACCTGCCGGTGCGGGGCAGACGGAAAAATTCCTCAAGATGGCAATGGCCAACACCCAGTCGGCCTGA
- a CDS encoding YicC/YloC family endoribonuclease: MANNKVRSMTAFGRAEVNYATGTAVWEMRSVNHRYLEPHFRLPEAARPLEPKLRELLRKTLSRGKVEMTLNLKANSGEVAAIEVNQALVEQLLKAAKKVSPGMGGLDSLPLNPLEVLKWPGVIAEPETDAEEQASAILDGFKQALEQVADNRQREGAELAGFIEARLAGITEQVTTVRALLPQILQNQREKLKSRLEELLEEIDKDRIEQEIALLAQKADVDEELDRLDAHITETRRVLKNGGPIGRRLDFLMQEFNREANTLSSKAVVTDTTQAAVELKVLIEQMREQVQNIE; the protein is encoded by the coding sequence ATGGCCAACAACAAAGTGCGCAGCATGACCGCTTTCGGACGTGCCGAAGTCAACTACGCCACCGGCACCGCCGTGTGGGAGATGCGCTCCGTCAACCATCGCTACCTGGAGCCCCATTTCCGCCTGCCGGAAGCCGCCCGCCCACTAGAGCCGAAGTTGCGCGAGTTGCTGCGTAAAACCCTGAGCCGCGGCAAGGTGGAGATGACCCTTAACCTGAAGGCCAACAGTGGTGAAGTGGCGGCCATTGAAGTCAACCAGGCACTGGTGGAGCAACTCCTCAAGGCAGCAAAAAAGGTATCGCCGGGCATGGGCGGGCTGGACAGCCTGCCGCTGAACCCACTGGAAGTGCTGAAGTGGCCCGGTGTTATCGCCGAGCCAGAAACCGACGCGGAAGAGCAGGCCAGCGCCATACTCGACGGTTTCAAGCAGGCACTGGAACAGGTTGCGGATAACCGCCAACGGGAAGGCGCCGAACTCGCCGGCTTTATCGAGGCACGCCTTGCCGGCATTACCGAGCAGGTCACCACCGTACGTGCACTGCTGCCGCAAATTCTGCAAAACCAGCGCGAAAAACTGAAAAGCCGCCTGGAAGAATTGCTCGAGGAAATCGACAAGGACCGCATCGAACAGGAAATTGCCCTGCTGGCACAGAAAGCGGACGTGGATGAAGAACTCGACCGCCTCGACGCCCACATCACCGAAACCCGCCGCGTACTCAAAAACGGCGGCCCCATCGGCCGCCGCCTGGATTTCCTGATGCAGGAATTCAACCGCGAGGCCAATACCCTTTCTTCAAAAGCCGTGGTCACCGATACCACTCAGGCAGCGGTGGAATTGAAGGTGCTGATCGAACAGATGCGGGAGCAGGTGCAAAACATCGAGTAA
- the rph gene encoding ribonuclease PH: MQRPSGRKPEQLRDVRITRNYTRHAEGSVLVEFGDTKVLCNASVAAEVPRFLRGQGGGWITAEYGMLPRSTGSRMGREAARGKQGGRTVEIQRLIGRSLRAAVDLKALGEHQITLDCDVIQADGGTRTASITGACVALVDAIRYMQREKMITTDPLNNMVAAISVGIYDGAAVLDLDYPEDSNADTDMNLVMAEDGGMIEVQGTAEGAPFTEHQFAEMLALGKAGIKQLIELQKKALAE, encoded by the coding sequence ATGCAGCGACCCAGCGGCCGCAAACCGGAGCAACTGCGCGATGTGCGCATTACCCGCAACTATACCCGCCATGCAGAGGGTTCGGTTCTCGTGGAGTTCGGCGACACCAAGGTGCTGTGCAATGCCTCGGTGGCGGCAGAAGTGCCGCGTTTTCTGCGTGGCCAGGGCGGCGGCTGGATCACGGCGGAGTACGGGATGTTGCCCCGCTCCACGGGCTCGCGCATGGGTCGCGAAGCAGCGCGTGGCAAACAGGGCGGGCGCACGGTGGAAATTCAGCGCTTGATCGGTCGCTCCCTGCGCGCCGCGGTAGACCTGAAGGCACTGGGTGAGCACCAGATCACCCTCGACTGCGATGTGATCCAGGCGGATGGCGGCACCCGCACGGCTTCCATTACTGGTGCCTGTGTGGCGCTGGTGGATGCCATTCGTTATATGCAGCGGGAGAAGATGATCACCACCGATCCGCTGAACAACATGGTCGCGGCGATTTCGGTGGGTATTTACGACGGCGCTGCGGTGCTGGACCTGGATTACCCGGAAGACTCAAACGCCGATACCGATATGAACCTGGTGATGGCCGAGGACGGTGGCATGATCGAGGTACAGGGCACGGCCGAAGGCGCTCCTTTTACCGAGCATCAGTTTGCCGAAATGCTGGCGCTGGGCAAGGCGGGTATCAAACAGCTGATCGAGTTGCAGAAAAAGGCACTGGCTGAATAA
- a CDS encoding exodeoxyribonuclease III, which yields MRIVSLSVDGVHQAAQRGLYDWLSDQDADIICLQDLRSLEPELDHPIFHPDGYYSYFFDSGTPHENGVAIYTRAQPKALIYGMGFANGVDMYGRYLQADFERLSVGSLLAPVATDESSLEVKVQFFDDMQAHLAKISRKRRDFIFCGNWGMAHRRADVENWQDHQDTPGFMRHEQRWLDQLFNDIGYVDAFRRVVKDADEFSWWPSGEVGQGDGWRTDMQIVSQTLKNKIEYGAINKNVRFSSHLPVIMDYDLEV from the coding sequence ATGCGAATAGTGAGTTTGTCCGTTGATGGTGTGCACCAGGCTGCACAGCGCGGGCTCTACGATTGGTTGTCAGATCAGGACGCGGATATCATCTGTCTGCAGGATCTGCGCTCACTGGAACCGGAGCTGGATCACCCCATCTTCCATCCGGACGGCTACTACAGCTATTTCTTCGATTCAGGCACCCCCCACGAAAATGGCGTTGCCATCTATACCCGTGCCCAGCCGAAAGCGCTGATCTACGGTATGGGCTTCGCCAATGGTGTGGACATGTACGGCCGCTATTTGCAGGCGGACTTCGAGCGTCTGAGCGTTGGCTCGCTGCTGGCACCGGTGGCAACCGACGAGAGCTCCCTGGAAGTCAAGGTACAGTTTTTCGACGACATGCAGGCGCATCTGGCCAAGATCAGCCGCAAGCGCCGGGACTTCATTTTCTGCGGCAACTGGGGCATGGCCCACCGTCGCGCAGATGTCGAGAACTGGCAGGATCATCAGGATACCCCCGGCTTCATGCGCCACGAACAGCGCTGGCTCGACCAGCTGTTTAACGATATTGGCTATGTCGACGCGTTTCGCCGGGTGGTGAAAGATGCAGATGAATTTTCCTGGTGGCCCAGCGGTGAGGTAGGCCAGGGCGACGGCTGGCGCACGGACATGCAGATCGTCTCCCAGACCCTGAAGAACAAGATCGAGTACGGCGCCATCAACAAGAACGTGCGGTTTTCCAGCCATCTGCCGGTGATCATGGACTACGACCTGGAAGTTTGA
- the pyrE gene encoding orotate phosphoribosyltransferase, with translation MQQYQRDFIQLALEHDVLCFGDFTLKSGRQSPYFFNAGRFHSGAALAALGNAYAEAIIASGVEFDVIFGPAYKGIPLGAVTAVALAQKGIDKPFCYNRKEAKDHGEGGTLVGAPLKGKVLIIDDVITAGTAVREVMQIIQAEGAAPAGVVIGLNRQEKAGEDTNLSAIQLVEQEYSIPVIGIVELDDIIAYLKAEAASDVLVQQIIDYRQRYGVSTEG, from the coding sequence ATGCAGCAGTACCAGCGCGACTTTATCCAACTGGCCCTGGAGCACGATGTGCTCTGTTTCGGGGATTTTACGCTGAAATCCGGGCGCCAGAGCCCCTATTTCTTTAATGCCGGTCGATTCCACAGTGGTGCGGCACTCGCCGCTCTGGGTAATGCCTATGCGGAGGCGATCATAGCCTCTGGAGTGGAGTTTGATGTCATCTTCGGGCCGGCCTATAAAGGCATCCCGCTGGGAGCGGTAACCGCGGTGGCACTGGCGCAAAAAGGCATCGATAAGCCCTTCTGTTACAACCGGAAGGAGGCCAAGGACCACGGCGAGGGCGGAACCTTAGTGGGTGCGCCGCTCAAAGGCAAGGTTTTGATTATTGATGATGTGATTACTGCGGGCACGGCGGTGCGCGAGGTTATGCAGATCATTCAGGCCGAGGGTGCGGCGCCGGCAGGTGTGGTGATTGGGCTGAATCGGCAAGAAAAGGCCGGCGAGGACACCAACCTGTCCGCAATTCAGCTGGTGGAGCAGGAATACAGCATTCCTGTGATCGGCATTGTGGAACTGGACGATATTATTGCCTATCTTAAGGCGGAAGCTGCCAGCGATGTGCTGGTGCAGCAGATCATCGACTACCGGCAACGTTATGGCGTAAGCACTGAGGGCTAG
- the slmA gene encoding nucleoid occlusion factor SlmA, which yields MSSEKINRRQQILQALAHMLEASPGARITTAALAKEVGFSEAALYRHFPSKSKMFEGLIEFIEETIFSRIKIIMQDEPSALARCQKILHLLLAFCERNPGITRLLTGDALTGETERLHSRILQLFDRLETQLKQILREAELREQLRPAIPLTAAANLLLASAEGRIVQYVRSGFKRKPTEHWTEQWPVLVAGFFRESALTAQN from the coding sequence ATGAGCAGCGAAAAAATAAACCGGCGCCAGCAGATTCTCCAGGCGCTCGCCCATATGCTGGAAGCCAGCCCCGGCGCCCGCATTACTACCGCCGCCCTGGCCAAAGAGGTGGGTTTCTCGGAAGCCGCCCTCTACCGCCACTTCCCCAGCAAATCCAAGATGTTCGAAGGCCTCATCGAGTTTATCGAAGAGACCATCTTCAGCCGCATCAAGATCATCATGCAGGATGAACCGAGCGCGCTCGCCCGCTGCCAGAAAATCCTGCACCTGCTGCTCGCATTTTGTGAGCGCAACCCGGGAATCACCCGCCTGCTCACCGGCGATGCGCTGACCGGTGAAACCGAGCGCCTGCACAGTCGCATTCTGCAATTGTTCGATCGCCTGGAAACCCAGCTCAAGCAAATCCTGCGGGAAGCGGAGCTGCGCGAGCAATTGCGCCCCGCCATTCCGTTGACCGCTGCGGCCAACCTGCTGCTGGCCAGCGCCGAAGGACGCATCGTGCAATACGTGCGCAGCGGTTTTAAACGAAAGCCCACCGAACACTGGACGGAGCAATGGCCGGTACTGGTTGCGGGGTTCTTCAGGGAGAGTGCGCTGACTGCGCAAAACTGA
- the argB gene encoding acetylglutamate kinase, protein MSLDQKSALRVAQVLNEALPYIQRFIGKTVVVKFGGNAMVDEALQNSFARDVILMKLVGMNPVVVHGGGPQIGDLLNKLSIESRFVDGMRVTDSETMDVVEMVLGGTVNKQIVNLINKNGGRAVGVTGKDGLLIRARKLRRPEDSAGLHASEIIDIGHVGEVESVDTGVIDMLINSDFIPVIAPIGVGNNGESYNINADLVAGKIAEYLKAEKLMLLTNVAGLQDKQGEVLTGLSTLEVDGLIADGTIYGGMLPKIACALDAVKAGVTSAHIIDGRVPHAVLLEIFTDTGVGTLISNADFDSKVGED, encoded by the coding sequence ATGTCCCTGGATCAGAAATCCGCCCTGCGCGTTGCGCAAGTTCTGAATGAAGCCCTGCCCTACATCCAGCGCTTCATCGGTAAGACCGTGGTGGTCAAGTTCGGCGGCAACGCCATGGTGGACGAAGCGCTGCAGAACAGCTTCGCCCGCGACGTGATCCTGATGAAACTGGTGGGCATGAACCCGGTGGTGGTGCACGGTGGTGGACCGCAAATCGGCGACCTGCTGAATAAGCTCAGTATCGAGTCGCGCTTTGTGGACGGCATGCGTGTCACCGACAGTGAAACCATGGACGTGGTGGAAATGGTGCTTGGCGGTACCGTGAACAAACAGATCGTCAACCTGATCAACAAAAATGGTGGCCGCGCGGTGGGCGTGACCGGCAAAGACGGCCTGCTGATCCGCGCGCGCAAGCTGCGCCGGCCGGAAGACAGCGCCGGCCTGCATGCGTCGGAGATCATCGACATCGGCCATGTGGGCGAGGTGGAGAGCGTGGACACCGGCGTGATCGACATGCTCATCAACAGCGACTTTATCCCGGTGATCGCCCCCATCGGGGTAGGCAACAATGGCGAGTCGTACAACATCAACGCCGATTTGGTCGCGGGCAAAATCGCGGAATACCTGAAAGCGGAAAAGCTGATGCTGCTCACCAATGTGGCGGGGCTGCAGGACAAGCAAGGGGAGGTGCTCACCGGGCTTTCCACCCTGGAAGTGGACGGGCTTATCGCCGACGGCACCATCTACGGCGGTATGCTGCCGAAAATCGCCTGCGCACTGGACGCCGTTAAAGCCGGTGTTACCTCCGCGCATATCATCGACGGCCGGGTACCCCATGCGGTACTGCTGGAAATCTTTACCGATACCGGCGTCGGCACCCTGATCAGCAATGCCGATTTCGACAGTAAAGTGGGCGAAGATTGA
- a CDS encoding phosphomannomutase/phosphoglucomutase, which produces MASNIQTEKKPLWHSGMSLPALLAAALWLGGAYLLMTHVVDGRNANSVQRAAQQVAEQQAEQLGGFFAAQQRKLATLQPAQTSSTASAIGQTALQSFTPEQLHVGAGRPPLNFALVDLLKRSMEQPPKPEFLRDSNNQWRLYHARTQGEGVLLASQPFTAFERALSELDQRTGHILIQQQFLDGPPQDLWRSPVHPAGGAAASAPVAGSYLKVSFTPSAGFAADHSISASWIYGAALIGLLASLFGLWKTMPADGGAAPWEKSARSGRAPVKKGLSKDDLAPKPNPSAPAVAEGAPTTAAAAPKLEEASSRDLMRTPSTDIPQHVFRAYDIRGIAGEEINEPFAYQLGRALGTIALQAGEKLLLIGRDGRNSSELLRDCLIEGILESGCDAVDLGLVPSPVLYFACAKGKNTSSGVMVTASHNPADYNGFKIVMNGRPLADEKLTQLRALMQSGQFASGEASNSQQDVREAYIDEIFNDVALAGQPRIVIDAGNGATSELAPELFEQLGCAVDTLYCEVDGNFPNHAPDPSRPENLQDLIARVTGEGADLGIALDGDGDRVTLVTASGRIVWADQLVMLLARDVLARNPGSDIVFDVKSTRALANLVTQYGGRPIMWKTGHAPMKEKMLETGALLGGELSGHIFIKDRWYGFDDGVYAAARILEIMALREQTLDELLESLPHMVNTPEILLPVAEQDKFALIDRLRAEGQFEQADLNTIDGLRIEFADGWGLVRASNTTAALTLRFEADDETALARIRDQIAQQLQKIDPALVLP; this is translated from the coding sequence GTGGCTTCAAACATTCAAACAGAAAAAAAACCGCTGTGGCACAGTGGCATGAGCCTGCCTGCACTGCTCGCCGCTGCCCTGTGGCTGGGCGGCGCATACCTGCTGATGACGCATGTGGTCGATGGGCGCAACGCCAACAGCGTCCAGCGCGCGGCACAGCAGGTCGCCGAACAGCAGGCCGAACAGCTCGGCGGCTTCTTTGCGGCACAGCAGCGAAAGCTCGCCACTTTACAGCCGGCACAAACGTCCAGTACCGCCAGCGCCATCGGCCAGACGGCGCTGCAATCCTTCACCCCCGAACAACTGCACGTGGGCGCAGGTCGACCACCGCTCAACTTTGCCCTGGTCGACCTGTTGAAGCGCAGCATGGAGCAGCCACCTAAGCCGGAGTTTTTGCGCGACAGCAATAACCAGTGGCGCCTCTACCATGCGCGTACGCAAGGCGAGGGCGTACTCCTGGCGAGCCAGCCGTTCACCGCGTTCGAGCGTGCATTGTCGGAGCTCGACCAGCGCACCGGCCATATTCTGATTCAACAGCAGTTCCTTGATGGGCCGCCCCAGGACCTGTGGCGCTCACCGGTGCACCCCGCCGGCGGTGCGGCGGCCAGCGCGCCCGTTGCGGGAAGTTATCTCAAGGTATCTTTCACACCCTCAGCGGGATTCGCCGCAGATCACAGCATTTCAGCGAGCTGGATTTACGGCGCCGCCCTGATCGGCCTGCTGGCGAGCCTGTTCGGACTCTGGAAAACAATGCCCGCCGATGGTGGTGCTGCGCCCTGGGAAAAGTCTGCCCGCTCCGGCCGTGCGCCGGTGAAAAAAGGCCTGAGCAAAGACGACCTGGCCCCCAAGCCAAACCCCAGTGCGCCAGCCGTCGCGGAAGGGGCACCCACAACCGCCGCTGCCGCGCCCAAGCTAGAAGAAGCATCAAGTCGCGACCTGATGCGCACACCGAGCACCGACATTCCGCAACACGTATTCCGCGCGTACGATATTCGCGGTATCGCCGGGGAGGAAATCAACGAGCCCTTCGCCTATCAGCTGGGACGCGCACTGGGCACCATCGCCCTGCAAGCCGGCGAGAAGCTGCTGCTGATCGGGCGCGACGGCCGCAACAGCAGTGAACTGCTGCGGGACTGCCTGATCGAGGGCATTCTGGAAAGTGGCTGTGATGCCGTGGATCTGGGCCTGGTCCCCTCGCCGGTGCTCTACTTCGCCTGCGCCAAGGGTAAAAACACCAGCAGCGGCGTGATGGTGACCGCCAGCCACAACCCCGCCGATTACAACGGCTTTAAAATCGTCATGAACGGCCGGCCCTTGGCGGACGAGAAGCTCACCCAACTGCGGGCGCTGATGCAATCCGGCCAGTTTGCCAGCGGCGAGGCCAGCAACAGCCAGCAGGACGTACGTGAAGCGTATATCGACGAAATCTTTAATGACGTCGCCCTCGCCGGCCAGCCCCGCATTGTGATCGACGCGGGCAACGGGGCCACTTCCGAGCTCGCGCCGGAACTTTTCGAGCAACTTGGCTGTGCCGTGGACACACTGTACTGCGAAGTGGATGGCAACTTCCCCAACCACGCGCCGGATCCCTCGCGCCCGGAGAACCTGCAGGACCTGATCGCCCGGGTCACAGGCGAAGGGGCCGACCTGGGTATTGCACTGGATGGCGACGGCGACCGCGTTACCCTGGTGACCGCGAGCGGCCGCATCGTGTGGGCAGATCAGCTGGTGATGCTGCTGGCGCGGGATGTTCTCGCGCGCAACCCCGGCTCCGATATCGTGTTCGATGTGAAGAGCACCCGTGCACTGGCCAACCTGGTCACCCAGTACGGCGGTCGCCCGATCATGTGGAAAACCGGTCATGCGCCGATGAAAGAAAAAATGCTGGAGACCGGCGCACTGCTCGGTGGCGAGCTCTCCGGGCATATCTTTATCAAGGATCGCTGGTACGGCTTCGATGACGGTGTCTACGCTGCCGCGCGGATTCTTGAGATCATGGCCCTGCGGGAGCAAACCCTCGACGAGCTGCTGGAATCTCTGCCACACATGGTAAACACCCCGGAGATTTTGTTGCCGGTCGCCGAGCAGGACAAATTCGCACTGATCGACCGCTTGCGTGCCGAGGGCCAGTTTGAACAGGCCGACCTCAACACCATCGACGGCCTGCGTATCGAGTTTGCCGATGGCTGGGGGCTGGTACGCGCCTCCAACACCACCGCCGCACTGACCCTGCGCTTCGAGGCGGACGATGAAACCGCCCTGGCGCGCATTCGCGACCAGATCGCCCAGCAACTTCAAAAGATTGATCCGGCCCTGGTGCTGCCATAG